From Micromonospora sp. NBC_01699, a single genomic window includes:
- a CDS encoding alpha-amylase family glycosyl hydrolase has product MSIRSRTAALLSVMLAMALPAVPAGAAGKGSGHDPQALHSLRGPVTDESFYFVMADRFANGDTANDRGGLGDDPLVSGFDPTRTGFYNGGDLRGLLNRIDYIRGLGTSAIWLTPSFKNKAVQLEDGPSAGYHGYWITDFTQIDPHLGSNADLRALVDAAHDRGMKVYFDIITNHTADVIGYQQGARMAYTGKDAVPYRTSAGVPFDDRDSAGRPSFPTLSPTTSFPYAPVLDPGERDLKVPAWLNDVTLYHNRGDTTFTGEDSYYGDFFGLDDLFTENPRVVDGMIDIYQRWIGDFGIDGFRIDTMKHVNDEFWQKFGPEVLRYAHRQGKSEFFMFGEVFDTTRAFTSQFTTRDRMQAVLDFPFQEAARNFASRGQPTSQLATFFTDDDFYTDRDSNVYQLPTFLGNHDMGRIGSFVAADNPGADDTELLARDRLAHELMYLSRGNPVIYYGDEQGFTGPGGDQAARQTMFASQVPAYLDDDLIGTDATHGQDNFVPGHPLYRSISQLAALTRTHPALRDGAHQHRYATDGPGVYAYSRLDRSEQREYVVATNNSEQPQTAAIPTYLADHTFTPVYGDGPRRVRTGNDRKLTLTVPPLSTLVYRSTGRLPGSKAAPAISLGAPVPTAETPGRIRVAADVAGSSFNEVTFEARIGNNGRWEPIGTDDTTPYRVFHDVSGLAPGTPVQYRAVVLDNNRHTARTGVRTTTVPAPALAIAAPAEGSGVRGRVEVRATADPDRATHVVAVERRVANGTWQRIGTDDSAPVYTVFDDLTPLNLAADTVVEYRAILTEPNGTRITSPTRRVRAAGPPISTTTLHYLRPAGDYGQWGLHLWGDAVDPATLATIGWDRPLPPTRIENGWAEYDIPLVDDTRPVNFIMHLPNGDSVPSTREPGGDRAFLPLDRPEVWIVQGDPTVYSGPPAGR; this is encoded by the coding sequence ATGTCGATCCGTTCCCGTACCGCAGCGCTGCTGTCCGTGATGCTGGCGATGGCGTTGCCCGCCGTACCCGCCGGCGCGGCCGGGAAGGGTTCCGGGCACGATCCGCAGGCGCTGCACTCGCTGCGCGGGCCGGTGACCGACGAGTCGTTCTACTTCGTGATGGCTGACCGGTTCGCCAACGGTGACACCGCCAACGACCGTGGTGGGCTCGGCGACGACCCGCTGGTGTCGGGCTTCGACCCGACCCGGACGGGCTTCTACAACGGCGGCGACCTCAGGGGCCTGCTGAACCGGATCGACTACATCCGGGGGTTGGGGACCAGTGCGATCTGGCTGACCCCGAGCTTCAAGAACAAGGCGGTGCAGTTGGAGGACGGCCCGTCCGCCGGCTACCACGGCTACTGGATCACCGACTTCACCCAGATCGACCCGCACCTGGGCAGCAACGCCGACCTGCGGGCACTGGTGGACGCCGCGCACGACCGGGGCATGAAGGTCTACTTCGACATCATCACCAACCACACCGCCGACGTCATCGGCTACCAGCAGGGCGCCCGGATGGCGTACACCGGCAAGGACGCGGTGCCGTACCGGACCTCGGCCGGGGTGCCGTTCGACGACCGGGACAGCGCCGGTCGGCCGAGCTTCCCGACGCTGAGCCCGACCACCTCGTTCCCGTACGCGCCGGTGCTGGATCCGGGCGAGCGGGACCTCAAGGTGCCGGCCTGGCTCAACGACGTCACGCTCTACCACAACCGGGGCGACACGACGTTCACCGGCGAGGACTCGTACTACGGCGACTTCTTCGGGCTGGACGACCTGTTCACCGAGAACCCCCGGGTGGTCGACGGGATGATCGACATCTACCAACGGTGGATCGGCGACTTCGGCATCGACGGCTTCCGGATCGACACGATGAAGCACGTCAACGACGAGTTCTGGCAGAAGTTCGGCCCCGAGGTGCTGCGCTACGCCCACCGCCAGGGCAAGTCGGAGTTCTTCATGTTCGGCGAGGTGTTCGACACCACCCGCGCCTTCACCTCGCAGTTCACCACCCGCGACCGGATGCAGGCGGTGCTCGACTTCCCGTTCCAGGAGGCGGCCCGCAACTTCGCCTCACGGGGCCAGCCGACCAGCCAGCTCGCCACCTTCTTCACCGACGACGATTTTTACACCGATCGGGATTCGAACGTCTACCAGCTGCCGACCTTCCTCGGTAACCACGACATGGGCCGGATCGGCAGCTTCGTCGCCGCCGACAACCCCGGCGCGGACGACACCGAGCTGCTGGCCCGCGACCGCCTGGCGCACGAGCTGATGTACCTGTCCCGGGGCAACCCGGTGATCTACTACGGCGACGAGCAGGGCTTCACCGGTCCCGGCGGGGACCAGGCCGCCCGGCAGACGATGTTCGCCAGCCAGGTTCCGGCGTACCTCGACGACGACCTGATCGGCACCGACGCCACCCACGGGCAGGACAACTTCGTGCCCGGCCACCCGCTCTACCGGTCGATCAGCCAGCTCGCCGCGCTCACCCGTACCCACCCGGCCCTGCGCGACGGCGCCCACCAGCACCGGTACGCCACCGACGGTCCGGGCGTCTACGCCTACTCCCGGCTCGACCGGTCCGAGCAGCGCGAATACGTGGTGGCGACGAACAACAGCGAACAGCCGCAGACCGCGGCCATCCCGACCTACCTCGCCGACCACACCTTCACCCCGGTGTACGGCGACGGCCCGCGCCGGGTACGCACCGGCAACGACCGGAAACTGACCCTGACCGTGCCGCCGCTGAGCACCCTGGTCTACCGGTCGACCGGGCGACTGCCCGGGTCGAAGGCGGCACCGGCGATCTCGCTGGGCGCACCCGTACCGACCGCCGAGACACCGGGCCGGATCCGGGTCGCCGCCGACGTGGCCGGATCCTCGTTCAACGAGGTCACCTTCGAGGCCCGGATCGGTAACAACGGCCGGTGGGAGCCGATCGGCACCGACGACACGACGCCGTACCGGGTGTTCCACGACGTTTCCGGGCTGGCCCCGGGCACGCCGGTGCAGTACCGGGCGGTGGTACTCGACAACAACCGGCACACCGCGCGGACCGGGGTCCGCACCACCACCGTGCCCGCGCCGGCACTGGCCATCGCCGCACCGGCCGAGGGCAGCGGCGTACGCGGAAGGGTCGAGGTGCGGGCCACCGCGGACCCGGACCGGGCGACGCACGTCGTCGCCGTCGAACGCCGGGTCGCCAACGGTACGTGGCAGCGGATCGGTACCGACGACTCGGCACCGGTCTACACCGTCTTCGACGACCTCACGCCGCTGAACCTGGCCGCCGACACGGTGGTCGAGTACCGGGCGATCCTCACCGAGCCCAACGGCACCCGGATCACCAGTCCCACCCGGCGGGTACGCGCCGCCGGACCACCGATCAGCACCACCACCCTGCACTACCTGCGGCCGGCCGGTGACTACGGGCAGTGGGGGTTGCACCTGTGGGGCGACGCGGTCGACCCGGCGACCCTGGCCACCATCGGCTGGGACCGCCCGCTGCCGCCGACCCGGATCGAGAACGGCTGGGCCGAGTACGACATCCCGCTGGTCGACGACACCCGACCGGTCAACTTCATCATGCACCTGCCCAACGGCGACAGCGTGCCGTCGACCCGTGAACCCGGCGGCGACCGCGCGTTCCTGCCGCTGGACCGCCCCGAGGTCTGGATCGTCCAGGGCGACCCGACCGTCTACTCCGGCCCGCCGGCCGGGCGCTGA
- a CDS encoding 4Fe-4S dicluster domain-containing protein yields MGFDLREAATGGADPATVGGYGAHPERVGFFTDTSVCIGCKACEVACKEWNTIPEDGLNFTGMSYDNSVGLGADTWRHVAFVEQPRQLGRQETYLAPTEVPGELKRAAAGRTPVSLGLPASVPPDGAVGSVAEMDFRWLMSSDVCKHCTHAACLDVCPTGSLFRTEFGTVVVQEDICNGCGYCVPACPYGVIDKRPTDGRVAKCTMCYDRLSVGQEPACAKSCPTDSIQFGELDELRERAAARLRALHAEGVDSARLYGADPDDGVGGAGAFFLLLDEPEVYGLPPDPVVTTRDLPAMWRRVGLAAAGLLVGLVAVTLSGANTPTGARR; encoded by the coding sequence ATGGGCTTCGACCTGCGTGAGGCGGCCACCGGTGGAGCCGACCCGGCGACCGTCGGCGGCTACGGCGCACACCCGGAACGGGTCGGCTTCTTCACCGACACCAGCGTCTGCATCGGCTGCAAGGCGTGCGAGGTGGCCTGCAAGGAGTGGAACACCATCCCCGAGGACGGCCTCAACTTCACCGGGATGTCGTACGACAACAGTGTCGGGCTCGGCGCCGACACCTGGCGGCACGTCGCGTTCGTCGAGCAGCCCCGCCAACTCGGCCGGCAGGAGACGTACCTGGCCCCGACCGAGGTGCCGGGCGAGCTGAAGCGGGCGGCGGCCGGGCGTACGCCGGTCTCGCTGGGCCTGCCGGCGTCGGTCCCGCCGGACGGGGCGGTCGGCAGCGTCGCCGAGATGGACTTCCGCTGGCTGATGTCCTCCGACGTGTGCAAGCACTGCACCCACGCCGCCTGCCTGGACGTCTGCCCGACCGGGTCGCTGTTCCGGACCGAGTTCGGCACGGTGGTGGTGCAGGAGGACATCTGCAACGGTTGCGGCTACTGCGTGCCGGCCTGCCCGTACGGGGTGATCGACAAGCGGCCGACCGACGGCCGGGTGGCAAAGTGCACCATGTGCTACGACCGGCTCTCCGTCGGTCAGGAGCCGGCGTGCGCGAAGAGCTGCCCGACCGACTCGATCCAGTTCGGCGAGCTCGACGAGCTGCGGGAGCGGGCCGCCGCACGGCTACGGGCCCTGCACGCCGAGGGGGTGGACAGCGCCCGGCTCTACGGCGCCGACCCGGACGACGGGGTCGGCGGCGCGGGCGCCTTCTTCCTGCTGCTCGACGAACCCGAGGTGTACGGCCTGCCACCGGACCCGGTGGTCACCACCCGGGACCTGCCGGCCATGTGGCGGCGGGTCGGCCTGGCCGCGGCGGGCCTGCTGGTCGGCCTGGTCGCGGTGACCCTGTCCGGTGCCAACACCCCGACGGGAGCGCGACGATGA
- the fdh gene encoding formate dehydrogenase has product MRQPISIGSWPVWRQLTGPDGFGRAAAAKSRQSGSLPARTASADRVVKSICPYCAVGCGQNVYVRDDRVVQIEGDPDSPVSRGRLCPKGAATLQLTTGSGRLDKVLYRPPYGRDWQELDLDTAMDMIADRVLRTRRETWQWEVDGLRVARTMGIASLGGATLDNEENYLIKKLFTALGVVQVENQARVCHSSTVIGLGTSFGRGGATTFMQDLQHADCIVIEGSNFAEAHPVGFQWVMEAKARGATVIHVDPRFTRTSALADLHVPLRAGTDVAFLGGIVNHVLTGERDFREYVLAYTNASTIVDERFRDTEDLDGLFSGFDPDVHQYSAETWQYEGTQEATASGDRDEAYERRLATQHAKHGAGTGEKHGSGGAALDGDPRQDPTLRHPRCVYQILKRHFSRYTPEMVERICGVPQDVFARVCRHLVEASGPERTAAFVYAVGWTQHTDGSQFIRTASILQLLLGNIGRPGGGIQALRGHASIQGSTDIPTLFNLLPGYIPMPHAHRHGNLDDFIDGDAARKGFWANLRAYTVSLLKAYWGPVAQPENDFCFDYLPRINGSHSAYDTTMEQLEGNCKGYFLLGENPAVGSANARMQRLGMANLDWLVVRDFSLIESATWWKDGPEIESGELSTDRIGTEVFFLPAATHTEKSGSFTNTNRMLQWHHQAVEPAGDQRSELWFMYHLGRLVRAKLAGSTDPMDRPILDLTWDYPTEGQTGEPMAEAVLAEINGWDADGRPLSAYTALRDDGSTTCGCWIYCGVYADGINQAARRKPGEEQNWVGAEWAWAWPANRRMLYNRASARPDGQPWSERKRMVWWDEDAGRWTGYDVPDFEPTKRPDYQPPEGASGVAALRGTDAFIMQADGLGWLYVPSGVLDGPLPTHYEPQDSPVQNPLYRQQRNPARLLRPHPENRYHPSGSEPGAQIFPYVVTTYRLTEHFTAGAMSRNVPYLAELQPEFFCEVSPELATERGLEHAGWATIVTARNAIEARVLVTARMAPLRVDGRVIHQIGLPFHWGPNGYSRGDAANELSAISLDPNSHIQEVKAFSADIRPGRRPRGPARPAMVRDYQRRAGVTGRTGTEV; this is encoded by the coding sequence GTGCGACAGCCCATCTCCATCGGATCATGGCCGGTCTGGCGTCAGCTCACCGGACCGGACGGGTTCGGCCGGGCGGCCGCCGCCAAGTCCCGGCAGAGCGGATCGCTACCGGCCCGGACCGCCAGCGCCGACCGGGTGGTCAAGTCCATCTGCCCGTACTGCGCGGTGGGTTGCGGGCAGAACGTGTACGTCCGCGACGACCGGGTGGTGCAGATCGAGGGCGACCCGGACTCCCCGGTCAGCCGTGGCCGGCTCTGCCCCAAGGGCGCCGCCACCCTGCAACTCACCACCGGCTCCGGCCGGCTCGACAAGGTGCTCTATCGGCCGCCGTACGGGCGGGACTGGCAGGAACTCGACCTGGACACGGCCATGGACATGATCGCCGACCGGGTGCTGCGTACCCGGCGGGAGACCTGGCAGTGGGAGGTCGACGGGCTGCGGGTGGCCCGCACCATGGGCATCGCCAGCCTGGGCGGCGCGACCCTGGACAACGAGGAGAACTACCTGATCAAGAAGTTGTTCACCGCGCTCGGTGTGGTGCAGGTCGAGAACCAGGCCCGGGTCTGCCACAGCTCCACCGTGATCGGTCTCGGTACGTCGTTCGGCCGGGGCGGGGCGACCACCTTCATGCAGGACCTCCAGCACGCGGACTGCATAGTCATCGAGGGATCCAACTTCGCCGAGGCACACCCGGTCGGCTTCCAGTGGGTGATGGAGGCCAAGGCGCGCGGCGCCACGGTGATCCACGTCGACCCGCGGTTCACCCGTACCAGCGCGCTGGCGGACCTGCACGTACCGCTGCGGGCCGGCACCGACGTCGCCTTCCTCGGCGGGATCGTCAACCACGTCCTGACCGGGGAGCGGGACTTCCGCGAGTACGTGCTGGCGTACACGAACGCGTCGACCATCGTCGACGAGCGGTTCCGTGACACCGAGGACCTCGACGGCCTGTTCTCCGGCTTCGACCCCGACGTGCACCAGTACAGCGCCGAGACCTGGCAGTACGAGGGCACCCAGGAGGCGACCGCGTCCGGCGACCGCGACGAGGCGTACGAGCGGCGGCTGGCCACCCAGCACGCGAAGCACGGTGCCGGAACGGGCGAGAAGCACGGCTCCGGCGGGGCCGCGCTCGACGGCGACCCCCGGCAGGACCCGACCCTGCGCCACCCGCGCTGCGTCTACCAGATCCTGAAACGGCACTTCTCCCGCTACACCCCGGAGATGGTGGAGCGGATCTGCGGTGTGCCGCAGGACGTGTTCGCCCGGGTCTGCCGGCACCTGGTCGAAGCCTCCGGCCCGGAGCGGACGGCCGCTTTCGTCTACGCGGTGGGCTGGACCCAGCACACCGACGGGTCGCAGTTCATCCGGACCGCGAGCATCCTGCAACTGCTGCTGGGCAACATCGGCCGCCCCGGCGGCGGGATCCAGGCGCTGCGCGGCCACGCCAGCATCCAGGGCTCGACCGACATCCCCACCCTGTTCAACCTGCTGCCCGGCTACATCCCGATGCCGCACGCCCACCGGCACGGGAACCTCGATGACTTCATCGACGGCGACGCCGCCCGCAAGGGCTTCTGGGCGAACCTGCGGGCCTACACGGTCAGCCTGCTCAAGGCGTACTGGGGCCCGGTGGCGCAGCCCGAGAACGACTTCTGCTTCGACTACCTGCCCCGGATCAACGGCAGTCACTCGGCGTACGACACCACGATGGAGCAGCTCGAAGGCAACTGCAAGGGCTACTTCCTGCTCGGCGAGAACCCGGCGGTGGGCTCGGCGAACGCCCGGATGCAGCGGCTCGGCATGGCGAACCTGGACTGGCTGGTGGTCCGGGACTTCAGCCTGATCGAGAGCGCCACCTGGTGGAAGGACGGACCGGAGATCGAGTCCGGTGAGCTGTCCACCGACCGGATCGGCACCGAGGTCTTCTTCCTGCCCGCCGCCACCCACACCGAGAAGTCCGGCAGCTTCACCAACACCAACCGGATGTTGCAATGGCACCACCAGGCCGTCGAACCGGCCGGCGACCAGCGCAGCGAACTCTGGTTCATGTACCACCTGGGCCGGCTCGTCCGGGCCAAGCTGGCCGGCTCGACCGACCCCATGGATCGGCCGATCCTCGACCTGACCTGGGACTACCCGACCGAGGGCCAGACCGGTGAGCCGATGGCCGAGGCGGTGCTCGCCGAGATCAACGGCTGGGACGCCGACGGTCGGCCGCTGTCGGCGTACACGGCGCTGCGCGACGACGGCTCCACCACCTGCGGCTGCTGGATCTACTGCGGCGTGTACGCCGACGGGATCAACCAGGCCGCCCGGCGCAAGCCCGGCGAGGAACAGAACTGGGTGGGTGCCGAGTGGGCCTGGGCCTGGCCGGCGAACCGACGGATGCTCTACAACCGGGCCTCGGCCCGGCCCGACGGCCAGCCGTGGAGCGAACGCAAGCGGATGGTCTGGTGGGACGAGGACGCCGGCCGGTGGACCGGGTACGACGTACCGGACTTCGAACCGACCAAGCGCCCGGACTACCAGCCGCCGGAGGGAGCCAGCGGGGTCGCGGCCCTGCGCGGCACGGACGCGTTCATCATGCAGGCCGACGGCCTCGGCTGGCTGTACGTGCCCAGCGGTGTCCTCGACGGCCCGCTGCCCACGCACTACGAGCCGCAGGACTCGCCGGTGCAGAATCCGCTCTACCGCCAGCAGCGCAACCCGGCCCGACTGCTGCGCCCGCACCCGGAGAATCGGTACCACCCCAGCGGTTCCGAGCCCGGCGCGCAGATCTTCCCGTACGTGGTGACCACCTACCGGCTGACCGAGCACTTCACCGCCGGGGCGATGAGCCGCAACGTGCCGTACCTGGCGGAGTTGCAGCCGGAGTTCTTCTGCGAGGTGTCACCGGAACTGGCGACCGAGCGCGGGCTGGAACACGCCGGTTGGGCCACCATCGTCACCGCCCGCAACGCGATCGAGGCGCGGGTGCTGGTGACCGCGCGGATGGCGCCGCTGCGGGTCGACGGCCGGGTGATCCACCAGATCGGGCTGCCGTTCCACTGGGGACCGAACGGTTACAGCCGGGGTGACGCCGCCAACGAACTCTCCGCGATCTCGCTGGACCCGAACTCGCACATCCAGGAGGTCAAGGCGTTCAGCGCGGACATCCGACCGGGTCGACGGCCACGGGGACCGGCCCGCCCGGCCATGGTCCGGGACTACCAGCGCCGGGCCGGGGTCACCGGCCGCACCGGTACGGAGGTGTAG